The Longimicrobium sp. genome segment AACGGGGTGGTGAAGGGCCTGGTGGAGGGGAGCGCCACCATCACCGCTGGGGAGACTGCGACGGGCACGACCGGCACCGTGGCGCTGGGGGTCGTTCCCGCTCCCGTGGTCGGCGTGTCGGTTTCGGCGCCGCAGCCACGCGTGAAGTCGGGCAAGCAGCTGCAGCTCGCGGCCACACTGACCGACGCCACGGGACGTGTGCTCGCCGGGCGCGAGGTCACGTGGTCCGTCTCGGCTCCGGCGGTCGCCAGCATCGGCGCGAATGGGCTCCTTCTCGCGCGGACGCCGGGAACGGTGACGATCACGGCGGCCAGCGGCGGAAAGTCAGGCTCCGTGGCGGTGGAGGTGTTCCAGCTCGCGCCCGCCCGCATCGCCATCTCCCCCGAGCTGACCTCCATGGCCATCGGCGAGACCGTGCAGCTGCGGGCGGCCGCCGTCGATGCCGAGGGAGACACCATCCCCCCCGCGCAGCTCGCCTGGACCTTGAACGAGACGCGCCGGACCGGCGCCGCCGTCCTCGCCGCCACGAGCGAGGCGGGGGGGTACCGCGGCGCCGCCCTGGGCCACGCGACGGTCCGCGCGGAGCTCGGCGGGCTCTCCAGCAACACCGCGGTGGTCGCGGTGCTCGGCCCGGGGGAGCTGGTCGCCACGGCGTTCCCCAACGGCTCGCAGACGCTCCGGGCGCGCGCCGGCGACCGGGTGACCGTACCGGTGGTGCTGGACATGTCGCGCGTGGCGACCCCGGGCGACCTGGGCGCGGTGGAGCTGGAGATCGCCTACGACCGCCTTGGGGTGGTGCTCAGGAGCGCCACCCCCGGCATCGCGGGGTCCGCCGGCGAGGGCGGCACGCCGGGGCGGTACCGCCTGTCGCTCGCCACGGCCACGCCCACTGCCTCCCCCCGGCTCACCGTGGTGAGCCTGGTGTTCGAGGTCGCGGCGGCCGCCGTGGCGGGCAGCACCGTGCCGTTCACGCTGACCTTCCCGTCGGCTCCCGCCAGCACCGGGTTCGCGGCGTATCCGCAGCCCGTGGTGCTGAATGGATCGCTGCTCATCGTGCCGAACTGACCCCCGCCCTTCGGAATGCCTACGCAAATGCACAACTCCGG includes the following:
- a CDS encoding Ig-like domain-containing protein translates to MSASSRWAQICSRTLLPFGSRLTARRLAAVPLLAALSALAACGGGDGTTEPPPPDTQVARVEVTAAAASVPENQTVQLTARALSASGAVLAGKTFTWQSSNPAIATVDANGVVKGLVEGSATITAGETATGTTGTVALGVVPAPVVGVSVSAPQPRVKSGKQLQLAATLTDATGRVLAGREVTWSVSAPAVASIGANGLLLARTPGTVTITAASGGKSGSVAVEVFQLAPARIAISPELTSMAIGETVQLRAAAVDAEGDTIPPAQLAWTLNETRRTGAAVLAATSEAGGYRGAALGHATVRAELGGLSSNTAVVAVLGPGELVATAFPNGSQTLRARAGDRVTVPVVLDMSRVATPGDLGAVELEIAYDRLGVVLRSATPGIAGSAGEGGTPGRYRLSLATATPTASPRLTVVSLVFEVAAAAVAGSTVPFTLTFPSAPASTGFAAYPQPVVLNGSLLIVPN